In one Corallococcus silvisoli genomic region, the following are encoded:
- a CDS encoding SDR family oxidoreductase, whose translation MRIVITGANRGMGLELARQYLARGDSVHAGVREPERAAELAALAESSGGRLRIHPCDVALDASVRAFASAVAEPVDLLINNAGIRNRVRADGIEELDLDDAARVFQVNALGALRVTGALLPLLRRGQGARVVSVSSGLSSIGDNTSGGAYGYRMSKAALNMAARSMAHDLKGDGIISVVLSPGWVRTDMGGASAPTPVAESVAGLIGIIDRLAPGDSGSFMDFRGERIGW comes from the coding sequence ATGAGGATCGTCATCACTGGGGCCAACCGTGGCATGGGGCTTGAGCTCGCGCGCCAGTATCTCGCCCGGGGCGACTCCGTTCACGCGGGAGTCCGGGAGCCGGAGCGCGCCGCCGAGCTCGCGGCCCTCGCGGAGTCGTCCGGCGGCCGGCTGCGGATTCACCCTTGTGACGTGGCGCTGGACGCCAGCGTCCGCGCGTTCGCGTCCGCGGTGGCCGAGCCCGTGGACCTGCTCATCAACAACGCGGGCATCCGCAACAGGGTGCGGGCGGATGGCATCGAGGAGCTGGACCTGGATGACGCGGCCCGGGTCTTCCAGGTGAACGCGCTCGGAGCGCTCCGGGTGACCGGCGCGCTGCTGCCGCTGCTGCGCCGAGGCCAGGGCGCCAGGGTGGTCAGCGTCAGCTCGGGGCTGAGCTCCATTGGCGACAACACGTCGGGCGGCGCCTATGGCTACCGCATGTCCAAGGCCGCGTTGAACATGGCCGCGCGCTCGATGGCCCATGACCTGAAGGGCGACGGAATCATCTCCGTGGTGCTCAGCCCGGGTTGGGTGCGGACCGACATGGGCGGCGCGAGCGCGCCGACGCCGGTGGCGGAGTCGGTCGCGGGGCTCATCGGCATCATCGACCGGCTCGCCCCGGGGGACAGCGGGAGCTTCATGGACTTCCGCGGTGAGCGCATCGGCTGGTGA
- a CDS encoding nuclear transport factor 2 family protein encodes MRKGIIALAMLSLSLTASAHEVVLSEADVLKAQTRSTEALVKGDVDAVAQEFSADFSSAGGDFQFKSRDELIRGLKEGNLYYEAIRSEVESVKFTTNTSAVVTGKRTVKAFISGKPFESTFSYKAVYALNQDRWTLVLWAVNPC; translated from the coding sequence ATGCGAAAGGGAATCATTGCCCTTGCCATGCTGTCCCTGAGCCTGACGGCGAGCGCTCATGAGGTCGTGCTGTCGGAGGCCGATGTCCTGAAGGCGCAGACCCGCTCGACCGAGGCCCTGGTGAAGGGCGACGTGGATGCGGTGGCGCAGGAGTTCTCCGCTGATTTCAGCTCCGCTGGCGGTGACTTCCAGTTCAAGTCGCGCGACGAGCTCATCCGGGGCCTGAAGGAAGGCAACCTCTATTACGAGGCCATCCGCAGCGAGGTGGAGAGCGTGAAGTTCACGACCAACACTTCGGCCGTCGTCACGGGCAAGCGGACCGTGAAGGCCTTCATCAGCGGCAAGCCTTTCGAGAGCACCTTCTCGTACAAGGCGGTCTATGCCCTGAACCAGGATCGCTGGACGCTGGTGCTGTGGGCCGTCAACCCCTGCTGA